A genomic segment from Leptolyngbyaceae cyanobacterium encodes:
- a CDS encoding response regulator: MSNTAILCVDDEKVILESLKEQLKRKFGNQYLYETAESAEEAWEIIEELHDEDIKVLVIVSDWLMPEIKGDEFLIKVHHKFPQIVTVMLTGQADEDAVERAKREANLYCCLRKPWSEDELAKIITSSLA; this comes from the coding sequence ATGTCAAATACAGCTATTTTATGTGTCGATGATGAAAAAGTGATTTTAGAAAGTCTTAAAGAGCAGTTAAAAAGGAAATTTGGCAATCAATACTTATATGAGACTGCTGAAAGTGCTGAGGAAGCTTGGGAAATTATTGAGGAATTACATGATGAGGATATCAAAGTTTTAGTGATTGTTTCTGATTGGTTGATGCCGGAAATTAAAGGGGATGAATTTTTGATTAAAGTTCATCACAAATTTCCGCAAATCGTGACCGTGATGCTGACAGGTCAGGCCGATGAAGATGCCGTCGAACGAGCCAAAAGAGAAGCTAATTTGTATTGTTGCTTGCGAAAGCCTTGGTCAGAAGATGAATTGGCTAAAATAATTACTTCTTCGTTGGCATAA
- a CDS encoding ATP-binding protein has translation MKQTKIGSGKPKSWSIANQLSYGLVLMVVVSVMLTGSTLTYLSFQEQIKQTRELQKQRSQVAANRISAYLDNLQRQLNYLSELKGLTDFSSSTQRSILEGLVNSNSAYEIVGIVNDKSQITQVMSPYEPVSPSNFSLGEISTGIIQFLQTFRNGQNYVSSVEFDGKNKLMFAALAVPIRNQKNQIDGVLFAKINLDFLAHIINSTEVGKTGYSYVIDDRLVLIGKKDISSNNFGLAELKNRSYIKDLVKSALSPESQAVITYQGLNGKEVIGTATLVRRVQWMVVVELPTSEVYAPVRSMMVVMGGATVISTAIAIFLGIIFSKRITSPLQSLTEAAFRISRKELNSRVNITSTNELGELANSFNLMAEQLQASFQELKNRQQQLAQFLEAIPIGVFITDAQGKPFYINSRTQELLGKGIVEEVKVEQLRDIYQAYLAGSDRLYPSERNPVILALQGKSVNIDDMEIRQSNKVIPIEVWGTPIYDAQGNIAYAIAAFADITERKQAQQLLAEYNRTLERQVQQRTQELSQALEHLKTTQEELIQSEKMAALGQLIAGIAHEVNTPLGAIRASADNSAKALTESLRQLPQIYQQLSPEELASFFQLIKIGTDNKDELSTRDKRQLKRSLTKQLEENDIENARRIADTLTDIGIGEQIEHFLPLMQSKQADLVLQLAYNLVQLQNNSKNILTSVERAAKIVFALKNYARYDNTGVKQLADITNSIETVLELYRNQLKRGVEVERKYQQIAPILCYPDELMQVWTNLIYNAIQAMNYKGTLIVSAFANSDGIAVQFTDSGCGIPPENKDRIFEPFFTTKPPGEGSGLGLDIVKKIVNKHEGRIEVDSVPGRTTFTVWLPANLT, from the coding sequence ATGAAGCAAACTAAGATAGGGAGTGGTAAACCGAAGAGTTGGTCAATTGCTAATCAACTTAGTTACGGTTTAGTTTTGATGGTGGTTGTCAGCGTAATGTTGACAGGCAGTACTTTAACTTATCTAAGTTTTCAAGAACAAATAAAGCAAACAAGGGAACTTCAGAAACAACGATCGCAAGTGGCGGCTAATAGAATTAGTGCTTATCTTGATAATTTACAACGCCAACTAAATTATTTGTCTGAATTAAAGGGATTAACGGATTTTTCTTCGTCAACTCAGCGCAGTATTTTAGAAGGATTGGTAAATAGTAATAGTGCTTATGAAATTGTGGGAATAGTTAACGATAAAAGTCAAATTACTCAAGTTATGTCTCCCTACGAACCCGTATCTCCTTCTAACTTTTCTTTGGGAGAAATATCCACGGGTATAATCCAGTTTTTACAGACATTTAGAAACGGGCAAAATTATGTAAGTAGTGTGGAATTTGATGGTAAAAATAAGTTAATGTTTGCGGCTTTGGCTGTACCAATCCGCAATCAAAAAAATCAGATCGATGGCGTTCTTTTTGCCAAAATCAATCTGGATTTTCTAGCTCATATTATTAACAGTACCGAAGTTGGTAAAACTGGTTATAGTTATGTTATAGACGATCGCTTAGTGCTAATAGGTAAAAAAGATATTAGTTCTAATAATTTTGGTTTAGCGGAACTCAAAAATCGTTCTTATATTAAAGATTTAGTTAAGTCAGCGCTCTCTCCAGAAAGCCAAGCGGTAATTACTTATCAAGGATTGAATGGGAAAGAAGTTATAGGAACTGCTACTTTAGTACGTCGGGTGCAGTGGATGGTAGTAGTAGAACTTCCTACATCGGAAGTTTACGCACCCGTCCGATCGATGATGGTGGTAATGGGTGGGGCGACTGTAATTAGCACTGCGATCGCAATTTTTTTAGGGATTATTTTTTCCAAAAGAATTACTTCTCCCCTCCAATCGCTTACAGAAGCGGCATTTAGAATAAGTCGCAAAGAATTAAACAGTCGAGTTAATATTACTTCTACCAATGAATTAGGGGAATTAGCTAACTCTTTTAATCTGATGGCAGAGCAATTACAAGCTTCGTTTCAAGAATTAAAAAATAGGCAGCAACAACTCGCCCAATTTTTGGAAGCTATCCCGATCGGTGTGTTTATTACCGATGCTCAAGGTAAACCATTTTATATAAATTCTCGGACTCAAGAATTACTTGGTAAAGGAATAGTTGAAGAAGTTAAAGTCGAACAATTAAGAGATATTTATCAAGCCTATTTAGCAGGAAGCGATCGACTATATCCCAGCGAACGCAATCCAGTAATTCTGGCTTTGCAAGGAAAAAGCGTTAATATTGACGATATGGAAATTCGCCAATCAAATAAAGTCATTCCCATTGAAGTGTGGGGAACGCCAATTTATGACGCACAGGGCAATATTGCTTATGCGATCGCAGCCTTTGCAGACATTACCGAACGCAAACAAGCACAGCAATTATTAGCCGAATATAACCGCACCTTAGAAAGACAAGTGCAACAGAGAACTCAAGAACTTTCCCAAGCATTAGAACATTTGAAAACTACTCAAGAAGAGTTAATTCAATCGGAAAAAATGGCGGCGTTAGGACAATTAATTGCCGGAATTGCTCACGAAGTTAATACCCCATTAGGTGCAATTCGCGCCTCGGCAGATAATAGCGCCAAAGCATTAACAGAATCTCTGCGCCAATTACCGCAAATCTATCAACAATTATCTCCAGAAGAATTAGCTAGTTTCTTTCAATTAATTAAAATAGGGACTGATAACAAAGATGAATTAAGTACTCGCGATAAAAGGCAACTTAAAAGAAGTTTAACCAAACAATTAGAAGAGAATGACATTGAAAACGCTAGAAGAATAGCTGACACATTAACTGACATCGGTATTGGCGAACAAATCGAACATTTTTTACCATTAATGCAATCGAAACAAGCAGATTTAGTTTTGCAATTAGCTTATAATCTCGTGCAACTGCAAAATAATAGTAAAAACATTTTAACTTCTGTCGAACGAGCCGCCAAAATTGTATTTGCTCTCAAAAATTATGCCCGTTATGACAATACGGGAGTTAAGCAGCTTGCCGATATTACTAACAGTATCGAAACCGTATTAGAACTGTATCGAAATCAGTTAAAGCGAGGAGTGGAAGTAGAGCGAAAATATCAACAAATAGCACCGATTCTATGTTATCCAGATGAATTGATGCAAGTGTGGACGAATTTGATTTATAATGCCATTCAAGCGATGAATTACAAAGGAACATTAATAGTTAGTGCTTTTGCTAACTCTGATGGGATTGCAGTACAATTTACAGACTCAGGATGTGGTATTCCACCAGAAAATAAAGACAGAATTTTTGAACCTTTCTTTACCACTAAGCCACCGGGAGAGGGCAGCGGTTTAGGACTAGATATTGTCAAGAAAATAGTTAACAAACATGAAGGGCGAATTGAGGTAGACAGCGTACCGGGGCGTACTACTTTCACCGTTTGGTTACCTGCTAACTTGACTTGA